The Thermus filiformis genome contains a region encoding:
- a CDS encoding DUF3234 domain-containing protein — MGGLSGVWFVLVGGPGEHLVLESLGRRLSALWTRRQGAEAFLQAHPGLGMEVMALEDWPLKEAFLLALRRLGVEGVLVDYAPGAHRAEMASLDDLLKEVQGA, encoded by the coding sequence GTGGGCGGGCTTTCGGGAGTGTGGTTCGTCCTGGTGGGGGGGCCGGGGGAGCACCTGGTGCTGGAGTCTTTGGGGCGGCGGCTTTCCGCCCTCTGGACCCGGCGGCAGGGGGCGGAGGCCTTCCTCCAGGCCCACCCCGGGCTCGGGATGGAGGTCATGGCCTTGGAGGACTGGCCCTTGAAGGAGGCCTTTCTCCTGGCCCTTCGGCGCCTGGGGGTGGAGGGGGTCCTGGTGGACTACGCCCCGGGGGCGCACCGGGCGGAGATGGCCTCCCTGGACGACCTTTTAAAGGAGGTGCAGGGTGCGTAA
- the glpX gene encoding class II fructose-bisphosphatase has protein sequence MEIERRLVLEVVRVTEQAALAASRLAGKGDKEAVDQAGTEAMRRVLNELPIRGRVVIGEGEMDEAPMLYIGEELGQGGVEVDIAVDPVEGTTTTAKGLPNAVTVIAISERGGLFHAPDMYMEKLVVPPPAAGLVDLTWPVSANLKALALALQRSVEDLVVVVLDRPRHERLIREIREAGARVKLITDGDVIAALAAAVRGTGVHAVMGIGGAPEGVLAAAALKCLGGEIQARFTPQTEEERARLRAMGGDETRIYRTEDLAPGREIVFAATGITDGDILQGVRFFGGGARTHSVVMGYATRVVRFIDSIHLFETGARVTIRV, from the coding sequence ATGGAAATTGAGCGCCGACTCGTGCTCGAGGTCGTCCGGGTCACGGAGCAGGCCGCCCTGGCCGCCAGCCGCCTGGCGGGCAAGGGCGACAAGGAGGCGGTGGACCAGGCGGGCACCGAGGCCATGCGCCGGGTCCTGAACGAGCTCCCCATCCGGGGCCGGGTGGTCATCGGCGAGGGGGAGATGGACGAGGCCCCCATGCTCTACATCGGCGAGGAGCTGGGCCAGGGCGGGGTGGAGGTGGACATCGCCGTGGACCCGGTGGAGGGGACGACCACCACGGCCAAGGGCCTCCCCAACGCGGTCACGGTCATCGCCATCAGCGAACGGGGCGGGCTCTTCCACGCCCCGGACATGTACATGGAAAAGCTCGTCGTCCCCCCGCCCGCCGCCGGGCTCGTGGACCTGACCTGGCCGGTCTCCGCCAATCTGAAGGCCCTGGCCCTGGCCCTGCAGCGCTCGGTGGAGGACCTGGTGGTGGTGGTCCTGGACCGGCCCCGGCACGAACGGCTCATCCGGGAGATCCGGGAGGCGGGGGCCCGGGTTAAGCTCATCACCGACGGGGACGTGATCGCCGCCCTGGCCGCCGCGGTGCGGGGCACAGGGGTGCACGCGGTCATGGGCATCGGCGGGGCCCCGGAGGGGGTCCTGGCCGCCGCGGCCCTCAAGTGTCTGGGCGGGGAGATCCAGGCCCGCTTCACCCCGCAAACCGAGGAGGAGCGGGCCCGGCTCAGGGCCATGGGGGGGGATGAGACCCGCATCTACCGCACGGAGGACCTGGCCCCGGGAAGGGAGATCGTCTTCGCCGCCACGGGCATCACGGACGGGGACATCCTCCAGGGGGTGCGGTTCTTCGGCGGAGGGGCCAGGACCCACTCCGTGGTCATGGGCTACGCCACCCGGGTGGTCCGGTTTATAGACTCAATCCACCTTTTTGAGACCGGGGCCCGGGTGACGATCCGGGTCTAA
- the hisIE gene encoding bifunctional phosphoribosyl-AMP cyclohydrolase/phosphoribosyl-ATP diphosphatase HisIE encodes MDLDAVRFDERGLVPVVVQDARTGEVLTLAYANREALEETLRSRRSTFFSRSRGELWRKGETSGHYQEVLEVVLDCDQDAVLYKVLPHGPACHTGARSCFHHPVLGPGPSSLGEVLERVYATIQERIRTLPEGSYVARLHQEGLDRILKKVAEEAGEVLLAAKNQNKEELLWESADLLFHLLFTLAEAGVSLSELAETLRARHRPTP; translated from the coding sequence GTGGACCTAGACGCGGTGCGCTTTGACGAAAGGGGCCTGGTGCCCGTGGTGGTCCAGGACGCGAGGACCGGGGAGGTCCTCACCTTGGCCTACGCCAACCGGGAGGCCCTGGAGGAGACCCTAAGGAGCAGGCGGAGCACCTTCTTCAGCCGGAGCCGGGGGGAGCTTTGGCGCAAGGGGGAGACGAGCGGCCACTACCAAGAGGTCCTGGAGGTGGTCCTGGACTGCGACCAGGACGCGGTCCTCTACAAGGTCCTCCCCCACGGCCCCGCCTGCCACACGGGGGCCCGGTCCTGCTTCCACCACCCCGTCCTGGGGCCCGGCCCCTCGAGCCTGGGGGAGGTGCTGGAACGGGTCTACGCCACCATCCAGGAGCGGATCCGGACCCTCCCCGAGGGCTCCTACGTGGCCCGGCTCCACCAGGAGGGGCTGGACCGCATCCTGAAGAAGGTGGCGGAGGAGGCGGGGGAGGTCCTCCTGGCGGCCAAGAACCAGAACAAGGAGGAGCTCCTCTGGGAAAGCGCCGACCTCCTCTTCCACCTCCTCTTCACCCTGGCCGAGGCGGGCGTCTCCCTCTCCGAGCTCGCCGAGACCCTTAGGGCCCGCCACCGGCCTACTCCCTAA
- the hisF gene encoding imidazole glycerol phosphate synthase subunit HisF yields the protein MGLAKRIIPCLDVHAGRVVKGVNFINLKDAGDPLLAAQAYDEAGADELVFLDISATHEERGILLDVVAQVAERVFIPLTVGGGVRSLEDARRLLLAGADKVSVNSAAVRRPELIAELADHFGNQAVVLAIDARWNGDFPEVYVAGGRVATGRHAVEWAVEGARLGAGEILLTSMDKDGTKDGYDLRLTQMVAEAVSIPVIASGGAGRMEHFLEVFQVGADAALAASVFHFGEIPIPRLKGFLRERGVEVREVWAWT from the coding sequence ATGGGCCTGGCCAAGCGGATCATTCCCTGTCTGGACGTCCACGCGGGGCGGGTGGTCAAGGGGGTGAACTTCATCAACCTGAAGGACGCGGGCGACCCCCTCCTGGCCGCCCAGGCCTACGACGAGGCGGGGGCGGACGAGCTGGTTTTCCTGGACATCTCCGCCACCCACGAGGAACGGGGGATCCTTTTGGACGTGGTGGCCCAGGTGGCGGAGAGGGTCTTCATCCCCCTGACCGTGGGGGGCGGGGTGCGGAGCCTGGAGGACGCCAGGAGGCTCCTCCTGGCCGGCGCGGACAAGGTGAGCGTGAACTCGGCGGCGGTCCGGCGGCCGGAGCTTATCGCCGAGCTTGCGGACCACTTCGGAAACCAGGCGGTGGTCCTGGCCATAGACGCCCGCTGGAACGGCGACTTCCCCGAGGTCTACGTGGCGGGGGGGCGGGTGGCCACGGGCAGGCACGCGGTGGAGTGGGCGGTGGAGGGGGCCCGGCTGGGGGCCGGGGAGATCCTGCTCACCAGCATGGACAAGGACGGGACCAAGGACGGGTACGACCTGCGGCTGACCCAGATGGTGGCGGAGGCGGTGAGTATCCCCGTGATCGCCAGCGGAGGGGCGGGGCGGATGGAGCACTTCCTCGAGGTCTTCCAGGTGGGGGCGGACGCGGCCCTGGCGGCGAGCGTCTTCCACTTCGGCGAGATCCCCATCCCCCGGCTGAAGGGCTTCCTGAGGGAACGGGGGGTGGAGGTGCGGGAGGTCTGGGCGTGGACCTAG
- a CDS encoding class I SAM-dependent RNA methyltransferase produces MEVLVEKLVPTGLGLARSPEGAVFVPGGLPGERVRGRPVRRKGAWFLEEVEVLSPSPLRYPHPLPPSADLPLVYEAQLPLKEGFVRESLERIARLEAPLEPIRPSPRALAYRAAAQYALHPLGGLAYRRPESHELQRLDQDPLLIEPLQEAFRLLSTWPLAAEEVALRGSLHEGKALLGLIGGDPKALKRAARALVREGLEGVVWAEPHPRGRFRGRVIPLAGRTELLEDFGGVLASVSVQSFAQVNPLAAGALFQEAQALAGEGERALELYAGSGVLSLFLSRGFREVVAVEISKDAVSRGQRDKARLGAENLRFHRGDAREAARFGAFDLVAVDPPRAGLSREVLEYLVSIRPGRILYIACDPATWARDVGRLSQEGYRLLFVRPYDFFPFTHHVEVLSLLER; encoded by the coding sequence ATGGAGGTTTTGGTGGAAAAACTGGTCCCCACCGGGCTCGGCCTCGCCCGCTCCCCGGAGGGAGCGGTCTTCGTCCCCGGGGGGCTTCCCGGGGAGCGGGTGCGGGGCAGGCCGGTGCGGAGGAAGGGGGCCTGGTTCCTGGAGGAGGTGGAGGTCTTAAGCCCGAGCCCCCTCCGCTACCCCCACCCCCTCCCCCCCTCCGCCGACCTGCCCCTGGTCTACGAGGCCCAGCTCCCCCTGAAGGAGGGGTTCGTGCGGGAGAGCCTGGAGCGGATCGCCCGCCTCGAGGCCCCCCTAGAGCCCATCCGCCCCTCCCCCCGGGCCCTGGCCTACCGGGCGGCGGCCCAGTACGCCCTCCACCCCCTGGGGGGGCTGGCCTACCGCAGGCCGGAAAGCCACGAGCTCCAGAGGCTGGACCAGGACCCCCTCCTGATAGAGCCCCTCCAGGAGGCCTTCCGGCTCCTCTCCACCTGGCCCTTGGCGGCGGAGGAAGTGGCCCTCAGGGGCAGCCTCCACGAGGGTAAGGCCCTCCTGGGCCTCATCGGGGGCGACCCCAAGGCGCTCAAGCGGGCCGCCCGGGCCCTGGTGCGGGAGGGGCTGGAGGGGGTGGTCTGGGCCGAGCCCCACCCCCGGGGGCGGTTCCGGGGCCGGGTCATCCCCCTGGCCGGCCGAACGGAGCTTCTGGAGGACTTCGGGGGGGTCCTGGCCTCGGTGAGCGTCCAGAGCTTCGCCCAGGTCAACCCCCTGGCGGCGGGGGCCCTCTTCCAGGAGGCCCAGGCCCTGGCGGGCGAGGGCGAACGGGCCTTGGAGCTCTACGCGGGCAGCGGGGTCCTCTCCCTCTTCCTGAGCCGGGGCTTCCGGGAGGTGGTGGCGGTGGAGATCAGCAAGGACGCGGTGAGCCGGGGCCAGAGGGACAAGGCGCGCCTGGGGGCGGAGAACCTGCGCTTCCACCGGGGGGACGCGCGGGAGGCGGCCCGCTTCGGCGCCTTTGACCTGGTGGCGGTGGACCCCCCCCGGGCCGGGCTTTCCCGGGAGGTGCTGGAGTACCTGGTCTCCATCCGGCCCGGCCGCATCCTCTACATCGCCTGCGACCCCGCCACCTGGGCCCGGGACGTGGGGCGGCTTTCCCAGGAGGGGTACCGGCTCCTTTTCGTCCGGCCCTACGACTTCTTCCCCTTCACCCACCACGTGGAGGTCCTTTCCCTGCTTGAGCGCTGA
- a CDS encoding response regulator transcription factor: protein MIRILLADDHALFRQGLKSLLEAEGDFKVIGEAKDGREALRHALEAKPDVILMDIQMPGLDGVQATQEILKEWPQARVIILTMYRQDAYVFEAVKAGARGYLLKDTDAKELIEAIRRVAAGEVLLDAELAGQIIQDFKAKKEQAPGVHAELSEREVQILRLVAQGYTNLEIAAELSLSEKTVRNRLSEIFQKLHLNNRTQAALYAIREGLAEPPQEE from the coding sequence GTGATACGCATCCTGCTCGCGGATGACCACGCCCTCTTCCGCCAGGGGCTGAAAAGCCTTTTGGAGGCGGAGGGGGACTTCAAGGTCATAGGGGAGGCCAAGGACGGCCGCGAGGCCCTCCGCCACGCCCTCGAGGCCAAGCCCGACGTGATCCTCATGGACATTCAGATGCCGGGGCTGGACGGGGTGCAGGCCACGCAGGAGATCCTCAAGGAGTGGCCCCAGGCCCGGGTCATCATCCTCACCATGTACCGGCAGGACGCCTACGTGTTTGAGGCGGTCAAGGCGGGGGCGCGGGGCTACCTCCTGAAGGACACCGACGCCAAGGAGCTGATCGAGGCCATCCGCCGGGTGGCGGCGGGGGAGGTGCTTCTGGACGCGGAGCTGGCGGGCCAGATCATCCAGGACTTCAAGGCCAAGAAGGAGCAGGCCCCCGGGGTGCACGCGGAGCTTTCCGAGCGGGAGGTCCAGATCCTCCGCCTGGTGGCCCAGGGGTACACCAACCTGGAGATCGCCGCCGAGCTCTCCCTCTCCGAGAAGACGGTGCGCAACCGCCTCTCCGAGATCTTCCAGAAGCTCCATCTGAACAACCGCACCCAGGCCGCCCTCTACGCCATCCGGGAGGGCCTGGCCGAGCCTCCCCAGGAGGAGTGA
- a CDS encoding M20/M25/M40 family metallo-hydrolase, translating to MEDLVNPEGGSDPLEHLLALAGLAEEARADFVQSRLMGARRDSLGNVWAGEGRLLLMAHLDTVLPPAPPERLGGRLYGPGVGDNTSGVAVLLSLPPMPGVVRAFTVGEEGLGNLRGARALVEALRPEVVVAVDGYLPMVVDRALGSVRLRVAFLGPGGHAWGDRGRPNPVLALAEGVAQAYRLPLSPEASLNVGRLEGGEAVNAIPRRAEALLEVRSTDPQELARLEAALGDLFREKAEAHRLGVELEVLGRRPAGRTATDELLEAAHRGLRAVGERPLFVPGSTDASAGVERGLPALAFGVYRGEGAHTPGEWVELESLRRGRAALLAFLQALGVG from the coding sequence GTGGAGGACTTAGTGAACCCCGAGGGAGGGTCTGACCCTCTGGAGCACCTCCTGGCCCTGGCGGGCTTGGCGGAGGAGGCGCGGGCCGACTTCGTCCAAAGCCGCCTGATGGGGGCCAGGCGGGACAGCCTAGGCAACGTCTGGGCCGGGGAGGGGCGGCTCCTCCTCATGGCCCACCTGGACACCGTCCTTCCCCCCGCCCCCCCGGAGCGCCTGGGCGGGCGGCTCTACGGGCCGGGGGTGGGGGACAACACCAGCGGGGTGGCGGTCCTCCTCTCCCTTCCCCCCATGCCCGGGGTGGTGCGGGCCTTCACCGTGGGGGAGGAGGGCTTGGGCAATCTGCGGGGGGCGCGGGCCTTGGTGGAGGCCCTGAGGCCCGAGGTGGTGGTGGCCGTGGACGGGTACCTGCCCATGGTGGTGGACCGGGCCCTGGGCTCGGTCCGGCTCCGGGTGGCCTTTCTGGGCCCCGGGGGGCACGCCTGGGGGGATCGGGGGCGGCCGAACCCGGTCCTGGCCCTGGCGGAAGGGGTGGCCCAGGCCTACCGCCTGCCCCTTTCTCCGGAGGCGAGCCTGAACGTGGGCCGCCTCGAGGGCGGGGAGGCGGTCAACGCCATCCCCCGCCGGGCGGAGGCCCTTCTGGAGGTCCGCTCCACCGACCCCCAGGAGCTCGCCCGCCTCGAGGCGGCCCTGGGGGACCTCTTCCGCGAGAAGGCAGAGGCGCACCGCCTGGGGGTGGAGCTGGAGGTCCTGGGCCGGCGGCCCGCGGGGAGGACCGCCACGGACGAGCTTCTGGAGGCGGCCCACCGGGGGCTAAGGGCGGTGGGGGAGAGGCCCCTCTTCGTCCCCGGCTCCACCGACGCCTCCGCCGGGGTGGAGCGGGGCCTGCCCGCTCTGGCCTTCGGCGTCTACCGGGGGGAAGGGGCCCACACCCCCGGGGAGTGGGTGGAGCTGGAAAGCCTCCGGCGGGGCCGTGCGGCCCTCCTCGCCTTTTTGCAGGCCCTCGGCGTAGGATAA
- a CDS encoding acyl-CoA dehydratase activase-related protein, translating to MRVGVIEGFLSRRYLGFWEGFLRELGVEVLKVERQAAPLPFCRPVQELLAQVEALKEKGVDYLLLPDLQGGVESEKGGGQCPWLLDLEAALLRYFPGLPPVLKVPADLAHTLGRAAEIGQLLTQNPMLAHRALDRTRRLLLPPPPLKNPQGPGPVGVVAQPYLVEDPAFRKEVAEAFAPHGLTPYFADLPPEKLREEGARLGLGVVLPTDLELLGQSHYLDRLGRVRALAYIASYACPPIPGLMRKAARRAGKPKVFLTLGEDWNEALDTLRRAVLG from the coding sequence ATGCGCGTCGGCGTCATAGAGGGCTTCCTTTCCCGCCGCTATCTGGGCTTCTGGGAGGGGTTTTTGCGGGAGCTGGGGGTGGAGGTCCTGAAGGTGGAGCGCCAGGCCGCCCCCCTGCCCTTCTGCCGCCCGGTCCAGGAGCTCCTCGCCCAGGTGGAGGCCCTGAAGGAGAAGGGGGTGGACTACCTCCTCCTGCCCGACCTCCAAGGCGGGGTGGAGAGCGAGAAGGGGGGCGGCCAGTGCCCCTGGCTTCTGGACCTGGAGGCCGCCCTCCTCCGCTACTTTCCCGGGCTGCCCCCGGTGCTCAAGGTGCCCGCGGACCTGGCCCACACCCTGGGCCGGGCGGCCGAGATCGGCCAGCTCCTCACCCAGAACCCCATGCTGGCCCATCGGGCCCTGGACCGGACCCGGCGGCTCCTCCTTCCCCCGCCCCCCCTCAAGAACCCCCAGGGCCCAGGGCCGGTGGGGGTGGTGGCCCAGCCCTACCTGGTGGAGGACCCCGCTTTCCGAAAGGAGGTGGCCGAGGCCTTCGCCCCCCACGGCCTCACCCCCTACTTCGCCGACCTGCCCCCGGAGAAGCTGCGGGAGGAGGGGGCGAGGCTGGGCCTGGGGGTGGTCCTGCCCACGGACCTGGAGCTTTTGGGCCAGAGCCACTACCTGGACCGCCTGGGCCGGGTCAGGGCCCTGGCCTACATCGCCTCCTACGCCTGCCCCCCCATTCCCGGCCTGATGCGGAAGGCCGCCCGCCGGGCGGGCAAGCCCAAGGTCTTCCTCACCCTGGGAGAGGACTGGAACGAGGCCCTGGACACCCTCCGCCGGGCGGTCCTGGGGTAG
- a CDS encoding ABC transporter ATP-binding protein codes for MTDRSVLSRLWPYLRPYLLRYLGGVGLGLLSIGFALLSPYFLRHAVDAVQRKEGYALYALLMVAAAGAGAVMNWGMRRLAVVASRRVEYDLRKDLLHHLLRLDLLFYQRTRVGDLMNRLNTDLSAVREMVGPGIMMGSRLTFMVALAFLSMFLVNARLALALSLILPAIFLVMAYLLRLVDRRYRESQEVFDQVSTLAQEAFSGIRVVKGYALEGKMLERFQNLNRAYIGKSLALARVEGPMQALLGFLMGFAFLVVLWLGGGMVIRGQLSVGELVQFNAYLAQLTWPILGLGWVLSMYQRGLTSARRLFELLDTEPRIQDPPSPVRADLRGEVRFEGVSLVLGGRTLLKDLTLTVPPGMTLGITGRTGSGKSLLLSLIPRLLDPTEGRVLLDGVDVRALPLSELRKAVGVVPQEPFLFSETIAENIAFGLEELDMDRVVEAAKLAGVHEDILRFPQGYQTLLGERGVTLSGGQRQRVALARALAKRPRVLILDDALSAVDTETEARILQGLKRVLGQQTTFLVSHRTATLRHADWIIVLEDGQIVEEGTHESLLEAGGLYAELDRIQRLREEVE; via the coding sequence ATGACCGACCGGTCAGTTCTTTCCCGTCTATGGCCCTACCTCCGCCCTTACCTCCTCCGGTACCTGGGCGGGGTGGGGCTGGGCCTCCTTTCCATCGGCTTCGCCCTCCTCTCCCCCTACTTCCTCCGCCACGCCGTGGACGCGGTGCAGCGGAAGGAGGGGTACGCCCTCTACGCCCTCCTCATGGTGGCCGCCGCCGGGGCGGGGGCGGTCATGAACTGGGGGATGCGCCGCCTGGCGGTGGTGGCAAGCCGCAGAGTGGAGTACGACCTCCGCAAGGACCTCCTCCACCACCTCCTCCGGCTGGACCTCCTCTTCTACCAGAGGACCCGGGTGGGGGACCTGATGAACCGCCTGAACACCGACCTCTCTGCGGTCCGGGAGATGGTGGGCCCGGGGATCATGATGGGGAGCCGGCTGACCTTCATGGTGGCCCTGGCCTTCCTCTCCATGTTCCTGGTCAACGCCCGTCTGGCCCTGGCCCTTTCCCTCATCCTTCCCGCCATCTTCCTGGTGATGGCCTACCTCCTGCGGCTGGTGGACCGCCGCTACCGGGAGAGCCAGGAGGTCTTTGACCAGGTGAGCACCCTGGCCCAGGAGGCCTTCTCCGGCATCCGCGTGGTCAAGGGGTACGCCCTCGAGGGCAAGATGCTGGAGCGCTTCCAGAACCTGAACCGCGCCTACATCGGGAAGAGCCTGGCCTTGGCCCGGGTGGAAGGCCCCATGCAGGCCCTGCTGGGCTTCCTCATGGGCTTCGCCTTCCTGGTGGTCCTGTGGCTGGGCGGGGGGATGGTCATCCGGGGCCAGCTCAGCGTGGGGGAGCTGGTCCAGTTCAACGCCTACCTGGCCCAGCTCACCTGGCCCATCCTGGGCCTGGGGTGGGTGCTCTCCATGTACCAGCGGGGCCTCACCAGCGCCCGCCGCCTCTTTGAGCTTCTGGACACCGAGCCCCGGATCCAGGACCCCCCAAGCCCCGTCCGGGCCGACCTCCGGGGCGAGGTGCGGTTTGAGGGGGTCTCCCTGGTCCTGGGGGGAAGGACCCTGCTCAAGGACCTCACCCTCACCGTTCCCCCCGGGATGACCCTGGGGATCACCGGGCGGACCGGCTCGGGGAAGAGCCTCCTTTTGAGCCTCATTCCCCGGCTTCTGGACCCCACAGAGGGCCGGGTCCTCCTGGACGGGGTGGACGTGCGGGCCCTACCTCTCTCTGAGCTGAGGAAGGCGGTGGGGGTGGTGCCCCAGGAGCCCTTCCTCTTTAGCGAGACCATCGCGGAGAACATCGCCTTCGGCCTGGAGGAGCTCGATATGGACCGGGTGGTGGAGGCGGCCAAGCTGGCGGGGGTGCACGAGGACATCCTGCGCTTTCCCCAGGGGTACCAGACCCTCCTGGGCGAGCGGGGGGTGACGCTTTCCGGCGGACAGAGGCAGCGGGTGGCCCTGGCCCGGGCCCTGGCCAAGCGGCCCCGGGTCCTCATCCTGGACGACGCCCTGAGCGCGGTGGACACCGAGACGGAGGCCCGCATCCTCCAGGGGCTCAAACGGGTCCTGGGCCAGCAGACCACCTTCTTGGTCTCCCACCGCACCGCCACCTTGCGCCACGCGGACTGGATTATCGTGCTGGAGGACGGCCAGATCGTGGAGGAGGGGACCCACGAGAGCCTCCTCGAGGCCGGCGGCCTCTACGCGGAGCTGGACCGGATCCAGCGGCTTAGGGAGGAGGTGGAGTGA
- a CDS encoding ABC transporter ATP-binding protein yields the protein MEEEAFKKSFDLRLVRRVLGYVRPYRLQVGLALLGLLLSTLTAAATPLFFKWAIDGALLPQEARPLVERYGLLLWVSLGFLAVRGLNFAAVYAQTYLINWVGQHVLFDLRSEIFAKLMRLHPGFFDRNPVGRLMTRITSDVDAINQFITGGLVGLVADFFLLFGLLAFMLALSPALTLVALLITPLLVLATLWVRGGMREAYRQMRLRLARVNAALQENLAGVATIQLFVKEKEREEKFDRLAQDLLQAWVEIVRWFALFFPLVGFLSELAVASVLYYGGGQVVQGAVSLGLLVAFVDYVRQFFQPLQDLSDKFNLFQGAMASSERIFALLDTEEEIQDAPDARRVERLKGDIRFEDVWFAYTPKGVEPQEKDWVLRGVSFHIRPGEKVALVGATGAGKSSVVSLIARFYDPQKGRVLLDGVDARLYRQEDLRRCVGIVLQEPFLFSGTVLDNLRLFDERIPEEKVVEVARFVGAHEFILRLPQGYQTFLGERGAGLSTGEKQLLALARALLANPDILLILDEATANVDAETEARIQEALKRVMEGRTSVVIAHRLATIRFVDRVLVFRKGELVEEGSHEELLKKGGYYAKLYALQYAG from the coding sequence ATGGAGGAGGAGGCCTTTAAGAAGTCCTTTGACCTCCGGCTGGTCCGGCGGGTCCTCGGCTACGTCCGCCCCTACCGGCTCCAGGTGGGCCTGGCCCTTCTGGGCCTTCTCCTTTCCACCCTCACCGCCGCCGCCACCCCCCTTTTCTTCAAGTGGGCGATTGACGGGGCCCTCCTGCCCCAGGAGGCCCGGCCCCTCGTGGAGCGCTACGGCCTCCTCCTCTGGGTGAGCCTGGGGTTCTTGGCCGTCCGCGGCCTCAACTTCGCCGCGGTCTACGCCCAGACCTACCTGATCAACTGGGTGGGGCAGCACGTCCTCTTTGACCTGAGGAGCGAGATCTTCGCCAAGCTCATGCGGCTTCACCCGGGGTTCTTTGACCGCAACCCCGTGGGCCGGCTCATGACCCGGATCACCTCGGACGTGGACGCCATCAACCAGTTCATCACCGGGGGGCTGGTGGGGCTCGTGGCGGACTTCTTTCTCCTCTTCGGCCTTCTGGCCTTCATGCTCGCCCTGAGCCCAGCCCTCACCCTGGTGGCCCTCCTCATCACCCCCCTTCTGGTCCTGGCCACCCTGTGGGTGCGGGGCGGGATGCGGGAGGCCTACCGCCAGATGCGCCTCCGCCTGGCCCGGGTGAACGCCGCCCTTCAGGAGAACCTGGCCGGGGTCGCCACCATTCAGCTCTTCGTCAAGGAGAAGGAGCGGGAGGAGAAGTTTGACCGCCTGGCCCAGGACCTCCTCCAGGCCTGGGTGGAGATCGTCCGCTGGTTCGCCCTCTTCTTCCCCCTGGTGGGGTTTTTGAGCGAGCTGGCCGTGGCCTCCGTCCTCTACTACGGGGGGGGACAGGTGGTCCAGGGGGCGGTGAGCCTGGGGCTACTCGTGGCCTTCGTGGACTATGTGCGGCAGTTCTTCCAACCCCTCCAGGACCTTTCGGACAAGTTCAACCTCTTCCAGGGGGCCATGGCCTCGAGCGAGCGCATCTTCGCCCTCTTGGACACGGAGGAGGAGATCCAGGACGCCCCGGACGCCCGGCGGGTGGAGCGGCTGAAGGGCGACATCCGCTTTGAGGACGTCTGGTTCGCCTACACCCCCAAGGGGGTGGAGCCCCAGGAGAAGGACTGGGTCCTCCGGGGGGTCTCCTTCCACATCCGCCCCGGGGAGAAGGTGGCCCTGGTGGGGGCCACGGGGGCGGGGAAGTCCAGCGTGGTCAGCCTCATCGCCCGCTTCTACGACCCCCAGAAGGGCCGGGTCCTCCTGGACGGGGTGGACGCCCGCCTTTACCGGCAGGAGGACCTGAGGCGGTGCGTGGGGATCGTCCTCCAGGAGCCCTTCCTATTCTCGGGCACCGTCTTGGACAACCTCCGCCTCTTTGACGAGCGGATCCCCGAGGAGAAGGTGGTGGAGGTGGCCCGGTTCGTGGGGGCGCACGAGTTCATCCTCCGCCTTCCCCAGGGGTACCAGACCTTTCTGGGCGAGCGGGGGGCCGGGCTTTCCACGGGGGAGAAGCAGCTTCTGGCCCTGGCCCGGGCCCTTTTGGCCAACCCCGACATCCTCCTCATCCTGGACGAGGCCACGGCCAACGTGGACGCGGAGACGGAGGCCAGGATCCAGGAGGCCCTGAAGCGGGTGATGGAGGGCCGAACCTCGGTGGTCATCGCCCACCGGCTGGCCAC